A genome region from Alistipes dispar includes the following:
- a CDS encoding efflux RND transporter permease subunit — MIDFGKWAFANKKLVYFLLAVLLAGGALAAYDMPKLEDPEIKVKMAMVVATYPGASAHEVEMEVTDPLEKSIRAIGEVDNVSSWSYNDLALIEVELKSTVPDADVEQSWDMLRRKVGDTRTQLPQGASVQVQDDFGLVYGMLYALTGDGLTERRLSDYAELIRREIGDLEGVARVTVYGEREECIDISMLPEKMATLGVSPAEVLATLNGQNDTYYTGYYNNGPDRIRVTVADKFRTVEQIERMVIQGHEDDQLRLGDIAAVEHGYATPVRNAMTYEGQRALGIAVAAASGTDIVKVGAEVERRLAELEAERFPAGIECHKVFFQPEQVTDALTTFLVNLVESVLIVVAILMLTMGFRSGMIIGISLVMIVVGSFLILGLFDGTMQRVSLAAFILAMGMLVDNAIVIVDGILVDLKLGRPRREAMTAIGRKTAMPLLGATLIAILSFLPIFLSPDTAGVYVRDLFIVLAVSLLLSWILALVHVPLMADRWLKQPAGAARGERLYDGRIYGWLRSALGFGLRHRISSILLALGLVALSAWGYGFMRQGFFPDMVYDQLYMEYKLPEGTNSTRVAEDLHEIETWLKTRPEIGAVTASIGGTPARYNLVRSIATPSLSYGELIIDFASPKALEENMDEIQRILTDRYPDAYVKLKRYNIMYKKYPIEALFTGPDPAVLHALADSARRVMETSPEVCLVTSDWEPALPVLEIDYDQSAARRAGLSRQEVATSILSAAGGIPVGAFYDGTHKNTIYLKCTDAGGAPVDNLENVPVFPMLPSLDGLLDEQTLVRLKTGTIDRSELVESVLGTVPLRQVSRGVEVAWEDPVVPRYNGQRAQKVMCSPVPGTETEAARRAVAEKIDRIPLPTGYALAWQGEKGASDETMRYLFRNVPLGIVLMITVLILLFGDYRKPLIILCGIPLLAIGIVGAMLLTGKTFTFCAIVGALGLVGMMMKNCIVLMDEIGEQIAAGTDPAKALVSSSESRLRPVMMASLTTILGMIPLLGDAMFGSMAATIMGGLLFSTFATLFFVPVLYAMFFKIRIDR, encoded by the coding sequence ATGATCGACTTCGGAAAGTGGGCTTTCGCAAACAAGAAGCTCGTTTACTTCCTGCTCGCCGTGCTGCTGGCCGGCGGTGCGCTCGCGGCCTACGACATGCCCAAACTCGAGGACCCCGAGATCAAGGTCAAGATGGCGATGGTCGTGGCGACCTACCCCGGCGCCTCGGCGCACGAGGTCGAGATGGAGGTGACCGACCCGCTCGAAAAGAGCATCCGCGCGATCGGCGAGGTGGACAACGTATCCAGTTGGTCGTACAACGATCTGGCGCTGATCGAGGTGGAGCTGAAAAGCACGGTTCCCGACGCCGACGTAGAGCAGTCGTGGGACATGCTGCGCCGCAAGGTCGGCGACACGCGGACGCAACTGCCGCAGGGCGCTTCGGTGCAGGTGCAGGACGACTTCGGACTGGTCTACGGCATGCTCTACGCCCTGACGGGCGACGGACTGACCGAACGCCGGCTCTCGGACTACGCCGAACTCATCCGCCGCGAGATCGGCGATCTGGAGGGCGTGGCCCGCGTCACGGTTTACGGCGAACGGGAGGAGTGCATCGACATTTCGATGCTCCCGGAGAAGATGGCCACGCTCGGCGTCTCGCCGGCCGAGGTGCTGGCGACGCTCAACGGACAGAACGATACCTATTATACGGGCTATTACAACAACGGTCCCGACCGGATCCGGGTGACCGTCGCCGACAAGTTCCGGACCGTGGAGCAGATCGAACGCATGGTCATCCAGGGGCACGAAGACGACCAACTGCGGCTGGGCGACATCGCCGCCGTGGAGCACGGCTATGCGACACCCGTGCGCAACGCCATGACCTACGAGGGACAACGGGCGTTGGGCATCGCCGTCGCGGCCGCTTCGGGAACGGATATCGTCAAGGTCGGCGCCGAGGTCGAGCGGCGGCTGGCCGAACTGGAAGCCGAACGGTTCCCGGCCGGCATCGAGTGCCACAAGGTCTTCTTCCAGCCCGAACAGGTGACCGACGCGCTGACGACCTTTCTGGTGAACCTCGTCGAATCGGTGCTCATCGTCGTGGCGATCCTCATGCTCACGATGGGTTTCCGCAGCGGCATGATCATCGGCATCAGCCTGGTGATGATCGTCGTCGGTTCGTTCCTCATTCTGGGGCTCTTCGACGGCACGATGCAGCGCGTCTCGCTGGCGGCCTTCATCCTCGCCATGGGAATGCTCGTGGACAACGCCATCGTCATCGTGGACGGCATTCTGGTGGACCTCAAGCTGGGACGGCCGCGCCGCGAGGCGATGACCGCGATCGGCCGCAAGACGGCCATGCCGCTGCTGGGCGCGACGCTCATCGCCATCCTCTCTTTCCTGCCGATCTTTCTCTCGCCCGACACGGCGGGCGTCTATGTCCGCGACCTGTTCATCGTGCTGGCCGTCTCGCTGCTGCTGAGCTGGATACTGGCACTCGTGCACGTGCCGCTGATGGCCGACCGCTGGCTGAAGCAGCCCGCCGGCGCCGCACGGGGCGAACGCCTCTACGACGGCCGGATCTACGGCTGGCTGCGCTCCGCCCTCGGATTCGGCCTGCGCCACCGCATTTCGTCGATCCTGCTCGCGCTCGGGCTGGTCGCCCTGAGCGCCTGGGGCTACGGCTTCATGCGGCAGGGCTTCTTCCCCGACATGGTTTACGACCAGCTCTACATGGAGTACAAACTCCCCGAAGGAACGAACTCGACCCGCGTGGCCGAAGACCTGCACGAAATCGAGACGTGGCTAAAAACCCGCCCCGAGATCGGCGCGGTGACCGCCTCGATCGGCGGCACGCCGGCCCGTTACAACCTCGTGCGGAGCATCGCCACGCCGTCGCTGTCGTACGGCGAGCTGATTATCGACTTCGCCTCTCCGAAGGCGCTGGAGGAGAACATGGACGAGATACAGCGCATCCTGACGGACCGCTATCCGGACGCCTACGTGAAGCTCAAACGCTACAACATCATGTACAAGAAATACCCGATCGAGGCGCTCTTCACGGGGCCCGACCCGGCCGTGCTGCACGCGCTGGCCGACAGCGCCCGCCGGGTCATGGAGACCTCGCCCGAAGTGTGCCTCGTCACCTCGGACTGGGAACCGGCGCTGCCCGTGCTCGAAATCGACTACGACCAGTCGGCGGCACGGCGCGCGGGGCTGAGCCGCCAGGAGGTGGCCACCTCGATCCTTTCGGCGGCGGGCGGCATTCCCGTCGGGGCTTTCTACGACGGAACGCACAAGAATACGATCTACCTCAAATGCACCGATGCCGGGGGCGCTCCGGTGGACAATCTGGAGAACGTCCCCGTCTTCCCGATGCTCCCCTCGCTCGACGGACTGCTCGACGAGCAGACCCTCGTCAGGCTGAAAACGGGGACGATCGACCGCAGCGAACTGGTCGAATCGGTACTCGGCACCGTACCGCTCCGGCAGGTGAGCCGCGGCGTGGAGGTGGCCTGGGAGGACCCCGTCGTGCCGCGTTACAACGGCCAGCGCGCCCAGAAGGTGATGTGCTCGCCCGTCCCGGGAACCGAGACCGAAGCCGCACGCCGCGCCGTCGCCGAAAAGATCGACCGCATCCCCCTGCCGACGGGTTACGCCCTCGCGTGGCAGGGCGAGAAGGGAGCCAGCGACGAAACGATGCGTTACCTGTTCCGGAACGTGCCGCTGGGCATCGTACTGATGATTACGGTGCTGATCCTGCTCTTCGGCGACTACCGCAAGCCGCTCATCATTCTCTGCGGCATTCCGCTGCTGGCCATCGGCATCGTGGGGGCCATGCTCCTCACGGGCAAGACCTTCACCTTCTGCGCCATCGTCGGCGCATTGGGGCTCGTGGGCATGATGATGAAGAACTGCATCGTGCTGATGGACGAGATCGGCGAACAGATCGCCGCCGGGACCGATCCCGCGAAGGCACTCGTCAGCAGCTCCGAAAGCCGCCTGCGCCCCGTAATGATGGCCTCGCTGACGACCATTCTGGGCATGATCCCCCTGCTGGGCGACGCCATGTTCGGCTCGATGGCCGCGACGATCATGGGCGGACTGCTCTTCTCGACCTTCGCCACGCTCTTCTTCGTACCCGTGCTCTACGCCATGTTCTTCAAAATCCGGATCGACCGATGA
- a CDS encoding efflux RND transporter periplasmic adaptor subunit, translating to MKTRIGLICAAALPALLLQGCAPHRDGDNRPPAVQVDTAETYGSGRTLEFPGRVKAAEEVNLAFQIPGTLLRVHAGQGTSVRQGELIAELDERDYRLRLEAVEAEYESIRAEAERVIALYADSVATPDAYDKARYGLRQIEAKYESCRNQLADTKIYAPFDGIVQRRLFDPPTVVAAGMPVVTLLSGSAPEIEINIPGSEYVRRGEFAAFEAAFDFWPGRRIPLRLLSVAPKANANQLYTVRLGIPAGTDPMPAPGMNTMVSVSYRPADTGRTSVPATALFREGDASCVWVFAADSTVHRRAVAVESLHTDGRAVLSSGLDAGERIVSSGVHRLHEGQKTAPLPAESETNVGGLL from the coding sequence ATGAAAACGAGAATCGGACTTATCTGCGCCGCCGCGCTGCCCGCGCTCCTCCTGCAAGGATGCGCCCCGCACAGGGACGGCGACAACCGGCCGCCGGCCGTACAGGTCGATACGGCCGAAACGTACGGCTCCGGCCGTACGCTGGAGTTCCCCGGACGCGTGAAGGCCGCCGAGGAGGTAAACCTGGCTTTCCAGATCCCCGGCACGCTGCTGCGCGTCCACGCCGGACAGGGCACGTCCGTCCGGCAGGGAGAGCTGATCGCCGAACTCGACGAGAGGGACTACCGGCTCCGGCTCGAAGCCGTCGAGGCCGAATACGAAAGCATCCGCGCCGAGGCCGAGCGTGTCATCGCCCTCTACGCCGACAGCGTCGCCACGCCCGACGCCTACGACAAGGCGCGCTACGGGCTGCGGCAGATCGAAGCCAAATACGAAAGCTGCCGCAACCAGCTCGCCGACACGAAGATATATGCCCCGTTCGACGGTATCGTGCAGCGCCGGCTGTTCGATCCGCCGACGGTCGTCGCCGCGGGAATGCCCGTCGTCACGCTGCTCTCGGGTTCCGCACCCGAAATCGAGATCAACATCCCCGGCTCGGAATACGTCCGCCGCGGCGAATTCGCCGCATTCGAGGCGGCGTTCGACTTCTGGCCCGGACGGCGGATTCCGCTGCGGCTGCTGAGCGTCGCCCCCAAGGCCAACGCCAACCAGCTCTACACCGTCCGGCTGGGGATTCCCGCCGGAACGGACCCGATGCCCGCCCCGGGCATGAACACGATGGTCAGCGTCTCGTACCGTCCTGCGGACACCGGACGGACGAGCGTCCCGGCCACGGCACTCTTCCGCGAGGGGGACGCCTCCTGCGTCTGGGTCTTCGCAGCCGACAGCACCGTGCATCGCCGCGCGGTCGCCGTCGAGAGCCTGCACACCGACGGGCGGGCGGTCCTCTCGTCGGGACTCGACGCCGGGGAGCGGATCGTCTCCTCGGGCGTACACCGGCTGCATGAGGGGCAGAAAACCGCTCCGCTGCCCGCCGAATCGGAAACCAACGTGGGAGGACTGCTATGA
- a CDS encoding phasin family protein, whose protein sequence is MKTTHAYVAPAIGSTQSKVSMEAWEQSLERYNEGKHLEAFHLLLDHLNPGFRAKYGNADGTEFHIPHGSILVNILVRDGRLEVHADFLRLPEKGRVAMLRQVADLTLNRLLLPRFRKEGDRLRMEYVCPLAQSHPHKIYFVLRNICHVGDRYDDEFCTKFGAERCYEPRVTPYSAEECARIVEAIRATCRETLDAVKEYDAERKYGYSWNVIDTAFYKISYFAQPQGQLSNDLDKAVDDMDRELPVAELVAKGRAFLEKLLATPGEQLAADLYFVDTLVSTKRRSSLANVQENMKDLYQEATEAIEAENYERSVVRILYKFYEMYFYNDVQDDINTVVARALKQSAGKPMEEASEILYAALEKLMDDDLEEDGPDFFSGAAGLDGGTAEAAAEQIARMQQTAAEMQSQVARMQADMQAAMARGDMAEYMRLAMEFQQKMMEQALKDQQ, encoded by the coding sequence ATGAAAACCACACACGCATACGTCGCTCCCGCGATCGGCTCCACGCAGAGCAAGGTCAGCATGGAGGCCTGGGAGCAGAGCCTCGAACGCTACAACGAAGGCAAACACCTCGAAGCGTTCCACCTGCTGCTCGACCACCTCAATCCCGGATTCCGGGCCAAGTACGGCAATGCCGACGGCACGGAGTTCCACATCCCCCACGGCTCGATCCTGGTCAATATCCTCGTCCGCGACGGACGGCTGGAGGTCCATGCCGATTTCCTCCGTCTCCCCGAAAAGGGCCGCGTGGCCATGCTGCGCCAGGTCGCCGACCTGACACTCAACCGCCTGCTGCTGCCGCGCTTCCGCAAGGAGGGCGACCGCCTGCGCATGGAGTACGTCTGCCCGCTCGCGCAGAGCCATCCCCACAAAATCTACTTCGTGCTGCGCAACATCTGCCACGTCGGCGACCGCTACGACGACGAGTTCTGCACGAAGTTCGGCGCCGAACGCTGCTACGAGCCGCGCGTCACGCCCTACTCCGCCGAGGAGTGCGCCCGGATCGTCGAGGCCATCCGCGCCACCTGCCGCGAGACGCTCGACGCGGTGAAGGAGTACGACGCCGAACGCAAGTACGGATACTCGTGGAACGTGATCGACACGGCTTTCTACAAGATCAGCTACTTCGCGCAGCCGCAGGGACAACTGTCGAACGACCTGGACAAGGCGGTGGACGACATGGACCGGGAGCTGCCCGTGGCGGAGCTCGTCGCCAAAGGACGGGCCTTCCTCGAGAAGCTGCTCGCGACGCCCGGGGAACAGCTCGCCGCCGACCTCTACTTCGTCGATACGCTCGTCTCGACCAAGCGCCGTTCGTCGCTGGCCAACGTGCAGGAGAACATGAAGGACCTCTACCAGGAGGCCACCGAGGCGATCGAGGCGGAGAATTACGAACGCAGCGTGGTGCGCATCCTCTACAAGTTCTACGAAATGTACTTCTACAACGACGTGCAGGACGACATCAACACCGTCGTGGCCCGGGCGCTGAAACAGTCGGCCGGGAAACCGATGGAGGAGGCGTCGGAGATTCTCTACGCGGCGCTCGAAAAGCTCATGGACGACGATCTGGAAGAGGACGGGCCGGATTTCTTCTCCGGAGCCGCCGGCCTCGACGGCGGGACGGCGGAGGCCGCCGCGGAGCAGATCGCCCGGATGCAGCAGACGGCGGCGGAGATGCAGTCGCAGGTGGCCCGGATGCAGGCCGACATGCAGGCCGCCATGGCGCGCGGCGACATGGCCGAATACATGCGGCTGGCGATGGAGTTCCAGCAGAAGATGATGGAGCAGGCGCTCAAGGATCAGCAATAA
- a CDS encoding TolC family protein produces the protein MKRLPIILAALLCGGAYAQTEPLTLDACLRLAQENNKALAAAERQAQAAQFDLRSMKGNFFPSLSAAGVGLYSTSDGRLDIAGGSLPVLDKNGVPTGSTAYFPGLGLDYSLGWIYGGGVTLEQPLYMGGKVRTGYRMARIGSSLAAENRRLTEAEVIVETSRAYAGVVRAREIRRVAESYRRLLAELLRSVESARRHGIQPQNDVLKVRVKFNESELDLRRAENALRLATMNLCHYIGCPLGTPLDVAGDLPEPPAAAAPGTGDMTARPEYRMLAGKSDLAREQMRLARSERLPQIGLAGNYGYLHGLEVNGQNLLGSWGFSAGIRLSVPIFHFGTRSNRFRSARAKYEQAQAELESGGELLALEMTQAANNLDEALLERRLADTSMEAAEENLRMSRRQYEAGLETLSDYLEAQAVWQQASRTQVEARIGSYLRWLEYRKAAGLLD, from the coding sequence ATGAAACGACTACCCATCATCCTCGCGGCACTGCTCTGCGGCGGCGCATACGCCCAGACCGAACCGCTCACCCTCGACGCCTGCCTGCGTCTGGCGCAGGAGAACAACAAGGCTCTCGCGGCGGCCGAACGGCAGGCGCAGGCGGCGCAGTTCGACCTGCGGAGCATGAAGGGAAACTTCTTTCCCTCGCTCTCGGCCGCGGGCGTCGGGCTTTACTCCACCTCGGACGGACGGCTCGACATCGCGGGCGGCTCGCTGCCCGTATTGGACAAAAACGGCGTACCCACGGGTAGCACGGCCTATTTCCCGGGACTCGGCCTCGATTACAGCCTGGGATGGATCTACGGCGGGGGCGTCACCCTCGAACAGCCGCTCTACATGGGCGGCAAGGTCCGCACGGGCTACCGCATGGCACGGATCGGCAGTTCGCTGGCCGCCGAAAACCGCCGCCTGACGGAAGCCGAAGTGATCGTCGAGACGTCGCGGGCCTACGCCGGCGTGGTGCGCGCACGGGAGATCCGCCGGGTGGCGGAAAGCTACCGCAGACTGCTCGCCGAACTGCTGCGCTCGGTGGAGAGTGCCCGCAGACACGGCATCCAGCCACAAAACGACGTGCTGAAGGTGCGCGTGAAGTTCAACGAGAGCGAACTGGACCTCCGCCGGGCCGAAAACGCCCTGAGGCTGGCGACGATGAACCTCTGCCATTACATCGGCTGTCCGCTCGGCACGCCTCTCGACGTGGCGGGCGACCTGCCCGAGCCTCCGGCGGCCGCGGCACCCGGGACCGGCGACATGACGGCGCGCCCCGAATACCGGATGCTCGCCGGGAAGAGCGACCTGGCCCGCGAACAGATGCGGCTGGCCCGCAGCGAACGGCTCCCGCAGATCGGGCTGGCAGGCAACTACGGCTACCTGCACGGACTCGAGGTGAACGGGCAGAACCTGCTGGGCAGTTGGGGATTCTCCGCCGGCATACGGCTTTCCGTGCCGATCTTCCATTTCGGAACCCGCTCGAACAGGTTCCGCTCGGCCCGGGCCAAATACGAGCAGGCGCAGGCCGAGCTGGAGAGCGGCGGCGAGCTGCTGGCGCTCGAAATGACGCAGGCGGCCAACAACCTCGACGAGGCGCTGCTCGAACGGCGCTTGGCCGACACCTCGATGGAGGCCGCCGAGGAGAACCTCCGCATGAGCCGCCGCCAGTACGAGGCCGGCCTGGAGACGCTTTCGGACTATCTCGAGGCACAGGCCGTGTGGCAGCAGGCGAGCCGCACGCAGGTCGAAGCGCGGATCGGCTCCTACCTCCGCTGGCTGGAGTACCGCAAGGCCGCGGGCCTTCTCGACTGA
- a CDS encoding trypsin-like peptidase domain-containing protein: MENNIFQSIFKVTHSGGSGSCFYLKSRDLFVTNYHVVEGYRTVAIHDNDRNPYLAHVVVVNPLLDIALLAAEGDFTALPEIPLADDETVSVGRKIYVAGYPYGMPFTITEGSVSAPRQLMEGQYYLQTDAAVNPGNSGGPMLNDRNEVVGVTVSKFTQADNMGFGIRVETLRKLLDSLGEVDRTQFQVQCGSCDELIAEEEEFCPSCGDKLPEGAFDEREESPLCGFVESAIREMGIDPVLARDGYDSWLFHKGSSEIRIFVYDGAYLFSTSPINLLPKKEVEPVLDYMLSEDFGPYKLGIEGRQIYIAYRIHLSDITDASEEEIRRNIVNLALKADEMDNMMVERFGCEFSEYSKADAR, from the coding sequence ATGGAAAACAATATCTTTCAGTCGATCTTCAAGGTGACCCACTCGGGCGGGTCGGGCAGTTGCTTCTACCTCAAGTCGCGCGACCTGTTCGTCACCAACTACCACGTCGTCGAGGGTTACCGCACCGTGGCGATCCACGACAACGACCGCAACCCCTACCTGGCGCACGTGGTCGTGGTCAATCCGCTGCTGGACATCGCGCTGCTGGCCGCCGAGGGGGACTTCACGGCACTGCCCGAAATCCCGCTGGCCGACGACGAAACGGTCTCCGTAGGCCGCAAGATCTACGTCGCGGGATACCCCTACGGAATGCCCTTCACCATCACCGAAGGCTCCGTCTCCGCCCCCAGGCAGCTCATGGAGGGACAGTACTACCTCCAGACCGACGCCGCGGTGAACCCCGGCAATTCGGGCGGCCCGATGCTCAACGACCGCAACGAGGTGGTCGGCGTGACGGTCAGCAAGTTCACGCAGGCCGACAACATGGGCTTCGGTATCCGCGTGGAGACGCTGCGCAAGCTGCTCGACTCGCTCGGCGAGGTGGACCGCACGCAGTTCCAGGTGCAGTGCGGCAGTTGCGACGAGCTGATCGCCGAGGAGGAGGAGTTCTGCCCCTCGTGCGGCGACAAACTGCCCGAAGGGGCCTTCGACGAGCGCGAGGAGTCGCCCCTGTGCGGCTTCGTCGAGAGCGCCATCCGCGAAATGGGCATCGACCCCGTACTGGCGCGAGACGGCTACGACTCGTGGCTCTTCCACAAGGGCAGTTCGGAAATCCGCATCTTCGTTTACGACGGCGCCTACCTCTTCTCCACCTCGCCGATCAACCTGTTGCCCAAGAAGGAGGTGGAACCGGTGCTCGACTACATGCTCTCGGAGGATTTCGGTCCCTACAAACTCGGCATCGAAGGGCGGCAGATCTACATCGCCTACCGCATCCACCTGTCGGACATCACCGACGCCTCGGAGGAGGAGATCCGGCGCAACATCGTGAACCTCGCGCTGAAGGCCGACGAGATGGACAACATGATGGTCGAACGTTTCGGCTGCGAATTTTCGGAATACTCCAAAGCGGACGCCCGATGA
- a CDS encoding protein BatD has translation MKGLFLSMTLLLCPPPYGNAEASAATASKEASDPRFRAELDTLGGLRAGVEYTLRYECTAPCDSIRPPCFREPIETVGEATHYRGTRLELIDGRRRKYTTQGLSLRIRFTREGVAEVPSATTRIGGRKYATPAVRVRVGPPRQDLRDIRCRFELRPEHPQAGSEFTVALVCTARPDNGDPGIAADGLTFRRSGSGVQTGTDAPRYEYTFRVRAEREGRYTIRTAGLRFGGREYALSREVRIGRTGADAPDPDSPESRDARPATGRASDPEHPFFLLFGGLLTLMAAEWLAVRQFVRHECDEPLADFVLRTGRLPLTAWQASTHYGLPLVLVLLPAVILAIAGFTDGFSRATFAAFPWKRCAALPLALAVITARRQYRKLRCTPVRTPLKAGDFGPLLEELCRLHGWEPLHYGTDCFVGRTHPGFPIPSWGERLYVVFGKGEVQINSISDPDERTAISSFGRNRRNIRLIREAVERARKA, from the coding sequence ATGAAAGGGCTGTTTCTGAGCATGACGCTGCTGCTCTGCCCGCCGCCGTACGGAAATGCGGAGGCAAGTGCGGCGACGGCATCGAAGGAAGCGTCCGATCCCCGCTTCCGTGCGGAGCTGGACACCCTCGGCGGCCTTCGTGCCGGAGTGGAGTACACGCTGCGCTACGAATGCACCGCACCCTGCGATTCGATCCGGCCGCCCTGTTTCCGGGAGCCGATCGAAACCGTCGGGGAGGCGACGCACTACCGCGGGACCCGCCTGGAGCTCATCGACGGCCGCCGGCGCAAATACACGACGCAGGGCCTCTCTCTCCGCATCCGGTTCACGCGGGAAGGAGTTGCCGAAGTGCCTTCCGCCACGACACGGATCGGCGGCCGGAAGTACGCGACCCCGGCGGTGCGCGTCCGTGTCGGACCGCCCCGGCAGGACTTGCGGGACATCCGCTGCCGCTTCGAGCTGCGTCCCGAACATCCGCAGGCGGGAAGCGAATTTACCGTCGCGCTCGTCTGCACGGCCCGGCCCGACAACGGCGATCCCGGAATCGCCGCCGACGGACTGACCTTCCGGCGGAGCGGATCCGGAGTGCAGACCGGAACGGACGCCCCCCGCTACGAATACACCTTCCGCGTCCGGGCCGAACGGGAGGGGCGATACACGATCCGGACCGCAGGTCTCCGCTTCGGCGGACGCGAATACGCCCTGAGCCGGGAGGTCCGGATCGGCCGGACCGGAGCCGACGCTCCCGACCCCGACAGCCCCGAATCCCGGGACGCCCGCCCCGCAACAGGCCGCGCCTCCGACCCGGAGCACCCGTTTTTTCTCCTTTTCGGAGGACTGCTGACGCTCATGGCGGCCGAATGGCTGGCCGTCAGGCAATTCGTCCGGCACGAATGCGACGAACCGCTGGCGGATTTCGTCCTCCGCACCGGCCGCCTGCCGCTGACCGCATGGCAGGCTTCGACCCATTACGGACTGCCGCTGGTCCTCGTCCTGCTGCCGGCGGTCATTCTCGCCATCGCCGGATTCACCGACGGATTCTCCCGCGCGACCTTCGCCGCCTTCCCGTGGAAACGGTGCGCCGCGCTGCCGCTCGCGCTGGCCGTCATCACGGCCCGCCGCCAGTACCGCAAGCTCCGCTGCACGCCGGTCCGCACACCGCTGAAGGCCGGGGATTTCGGCCCCCTGCTGGAGGAGCTGTGCCGGCTTCACGGGTGGGAACCGCTCCATTACGGCACGGATTGCTTCGTCGGACGCACGCACCCCGGATTCCCGATCCCTTCGTGGGGCGAACGGCTCTACGTCGTCTTCGGCAAAGGGGAGGTGCAGATCAACAGCATCAGCGATCCGGACGAGCGCACGGCGATCTCCTCCTTCGGCCGCAACCGCCGCAACATCCGCCTGATCCGGGAGGCCGTCGAACGCGCCCGGAAGGCATGA
- a CDS encoding AraC family transcriptional regulator — protein sequence MINPSDIPGIGLFDMDKASIETFGPVVHLDRNGFLYCTRGRIDLALNERVYEIRTGDIYIYPPFSHTYIHEISDDLQCVVGVADFDFVLPVISQVSNARNQVFILENPCISLDGRQRVRIGELIAAVRNREAEAGEYTAAAHGDTVYRQLLSALGQAVCYEIMQAYFSSRPIRPLPQERKDRIFQQFLISLHRNFRVHREVAFYAGQQCLTPRYFSTVVREKTGRSALRWITATVVAEAKKMLSDPALSVKEIADALGFPNQSFFGRYFRQYTGISPTEFRSGGPKRGSEAASA from the coding sequence ATGATCAATCCGTCGGATATTCCGGGCATCGGCCTTTTCGATATGGACAAAGCCTCGATCGAAACCTTCGGGCCGGTGGTGCACCTCGACCGGAACGGCTTTCTTTACTGTACGCGGGGGAGAATCGACCTGGCCCTGAACGAACGCGTCTATGAGATTCGGACGGGGGACATCTACATCTATCCGCCCTTTTCGCACACTTATATCCACGAAATAAGCGACGACCTGCAATGCGTCGTCGGAGTGGCCGATTTCGATTTCGTGCTTCCGGTCATCAGTCAGGTCTCCAATGCGCGGAACCAGGTCTTCATCCTCGAAAACCCCTGCATCTCGCTCGACGGGAGGCAGCGGGTCCGGATCGGGGAGCTGATCGCCGCCGTCCGCAACCGGGAGGCCGAGGCCGGCGAATATACCGCTGCGGCGCACGGCGATACGGTCTATCGGCAGTTGCTCTCGGCGCTGGGGCAGGCGGTCTGCTACGAAATCATGCAGGCCTATTTCTCGAGCAGGCCGATCCGCCCGCTGCCGCAGGAGCGCAAGGACCGGATTTTCCAGCAATTCCTCATCTCGCTCCACCGGAACTTCCGGGTGCACCGCGAAGTGGCCTTCTACGCCGGGCAGCAGTGTCTGACGCCGCGCTACTTCTCGACGGTCGTGCGCGAGAAGACGGGCCGTTCCGCCCTGCGATGGATTACGGCCACGGTCGTCGCCGAGGCGAAAAAGATGCTTTCCGATCCCGCTCTGAGCGTCAAGGAGATCGCCGATGCGCTCGGATTCCCGAACCAGTCCTTTTTCGGGCGCTATTTCAGGCAGTACACGGGCATTTCCCCGACGGAGTTCCGCTCGGGCGGACCGAAACGGGGATCGGAGGCGGCCTCCGCGTAG